The following coding sequences are from one Mycobacterium bourgelatii window:
- a CDS encoding flavin monoamine oxidase family protein: protein MTDVEYCVVGAGFAGLTAALRLKQAGHSVALLEARDRVGGRTYTFTRDDGVWIDRGGAWIGPGQDRIYALMQEFGVAEYKQHNDGAAMMVLGAKKHRYSGKIPWTMSPWATANLGLALMSVEQMCKSVPRESPWEARDAAEWDRISLGDWLERNVPSKAAREMLELALGGVYTCAGAETSVLWMLLQMASGGGPGFVLGGKGGSQDARPVGGMGAIYRPIVAELGDALRLSSPVRRISQDADGVTIQSDGLTVRARRAVVTIPMAIAGSIDYEPALPADRAFLNQRMPGGAVIKTSVVYDEPFWRADGLSGQSAAPGTPATLTIDACTDTGTPGIMCAITEGPAARALTRLDEAERRAAITGELIDRFGAKAAHPLEYHEQNWTVEKYSGGGMISHTPTGVLTEYGPALRAPCGRLHWAGSETSATMCGWIDGAIRSGERAASEVIAAETASAVVA, encoded by the coding sequence GTGACCGATGTGGAGTATTGCGTAGTCGGAGCGGGATTCGCGGGCTTGACCGCCGCGTTGCGACTCAAGCAAGCCGGCCACTCGGTGGCGTTGTTGGAGGCCCGCGACCGGGTCGGTGGACGCACATACACCTTCACCCGCGACGACGGGGTATGGATCGACCGCGGCGGCGCCTGGATTGGACCGGGACAAGACCGAATCTATGCGCTGATGCAGGAATTCGGCGTAGCCGAGTACAAGCAGCACAACGATGGTGCCGCCATGATGGTCCTCGGCGCCAAGAAGCACCGATACTCCGGGAAGATCCCGTGGACGATGAGCCCTTGGGCGACGGCCAATCTCGGGCTGGCCTTGATGTCCGTGGAGCAGATGTGCAAGTCAGTTCCGCGTGAAAGCCCCTGGGAAGCAAGGGATGCCGCCGAATGGGACCGGATCAGCCTCGGTGATTGGCTGGAGCGCAACGTGCCGTCCAAGGCCGCCCGCGAAATGCTGGAGCTGGCACTGGGCGGCGTCTACACCTGCGCGGGCGCCGAAACGTCTGTGCTGTGGATGCTGCTGCAGATGGCCTCCGGCGGCGGCCCCGGCTTCGTGCTCGGCGGCAAGGGCGGTTCCCAAGATGCCCGTCCCGTCGGGGGAATGGGCGCCATCTATCGCCCGATCGTCGCCGAACTGGGCGATGCGTTGCGCCTGTCCAGTCCGGTGCGACGGATCAGCCAGGACGCCGACGGGGTGACGATCCAGTCCGATGGCCTGACGGTACGAGCACGCCGGGCCGTCGTGACGATTCCCATGGCGATCGCCGGCTCGATCGATTACGAGCCGGCCTTGCCCGCGGATCGGGCCTTCCTGAACCAGCGGATGCCGGGCGGGGCCGTCATCAAGACCTCGGTCGTCTATGACGAACCGTTCTGGCGTGCCGACGGACTTTCCGGCCAGTCGGCCGCGCCGGGAACTCCGGCTACGCTGACCATCGATGCCTGCACGGACACCGGTACTCCCGGGATCATGTGTGCGATCACCGAAGGCCCCGCGGCGCGTGCGCTGACCCGTCTCGACGAGGCCGAGCGCAGGGCCGCGATCACCGGCGAACTGATCGACCGCTTCGGCGCCAAAGCCGCGCACCCGCTGGAATACCACGAGCAGAACTGGACCGTCGAAAAGTATTCCGGCGGCGGCATGATCAGCCACACCCCGACCGGCGTGCTCACCGAATATGGTCCGGCATTGCGGGCGCCCTGCGGACGCCTGCACTGGGCGGGCAGTGAAACCTCGGCCACGATGTGCGGGTGGATCGATGGGGCGATTCGCTCCGGTGAGCGCGCAGCGTCCGAAGTGATCGCAGCCGAAACCGCCTCGGCCGTGGTCGCTTAG
- a CDS encoding DUF3556 domain-containing protein produces the protein MGFLKPQLPEVDIDEWSKGTRSEKIRPMARHWAEVGFGTPVAMHLFYVAKILLYVLIAWLIVIATKGIDGFTNVRAWYAEPIVFEKVVLFTMLFEVVGLGCGFGPLNNRFFPPMGSILYWMRFGTIRLPPWPDRVPGTYGTRRKPIDVALYALLLFMLVTALFTDGGAPVPEIGATAGLLPTWEIVVILLLLAVLGLRDKVIFLAARGEVYGSLTVTFLFGGVDMIIAAKLVFLVIWMGAATSKLNKHFPFVISTMMSNNPLFRPRFIKRLFFEKFPEDLRPGLLSRIFAHVSTFIEMCVPVALFLAHGGWPLTVATIVMICFHLGILTAIPMGVPLEWNVFMIFGVLALFVGHADIGLSNVEHPVSVAILFALLAGTVILGNLFPRKISFLPAMRYYAGNWDTTLWCIKPSASDKINRGLVAIASMPQAQLERFYGKDRAQIPMYLGYAFRAMNTHGRALFTLAHRAMAGQNEDDYVITDGERICSTAVGWNFGDGHMHNEQLIAAMQRRCGFEPGEVRVVLLDAQPIHRQIQRYRLVDAAVGEFERGYVRVADMVTRQPWDDEVPVYPDAQPDEQPELRADAGNG, from the coding sequence ATGGGATTTCTGAAGCCGCAGTTGCCCGAGGTCGACATCGACGAGTGGAGCAAGGGCACCCGCAGCGAGAAGATCCGTCCGATGGCCAGGCACTGGGCCGAGGTGGGATTCGGGACGCCGGTCGCAATGCACCTGTTCTACGTCGCCAAGATTCTGCTCTACGTCCTCATCGCGTGGTTGATCGTCATAGCCACCAAAGGCATCGACGGCTTTACCAACGTCCGAGCCTGGTACGCCGAGCCGATCGTCTTCGAGAAGGTCGTGCTGTTCACGATGTTGTTCGAGGTGGTCGGACTGGGCTGCGGCTTCGGGCCGCTGAACAACCGGTTCTTCCCGCCGATGGGCTCGATCCTGTACTGGATGCGGTTCGGCACCATCCGGCTGCCACCGTGGCCGGACCGCGTGCCGGGGACGTACGGCACCAGGCGCAAGCCGATCGATGTCGCGTTGTACGCATTGCTGCTGTTCATGTTGGTGACGGCGCTGTTCACCGACGGCGGCGCCCCGGTCCCTGAGATCGGCGCGACCGCCGGGCTGTTGCCGACGTGGGAGATCGTGGTGATCCTGCTGCTGCTGGCGGTGCTGGGCCTGCGCGACAAGGTGATCTTCCTGGCCGCCCGCGGCGAGGTTTACGGATCGCTGACGGTGACCTTCCTGTTCGGCGGGGTGGACATGATCATCGCCGCCAAGCTGGTGTTCCTGGTGATCTGGATGGGCGCGGCCACGTCAAAGCTGAACAAGCACTTCCCTTTTGTCATCTCCACGATGATGTCCAATAACCCGCTGTTCCGGCCGCGGTTCATCAAGCGGTTGTTCTTCGAGAAGTTTCCCGAGGACTTGCGGCCCGGGCTGTTGTCGCGGATCTTCGCCCACGTCAGCACCTTCATCGAGATGTGCGTTCCGGTGGCGCTGTTCCTGGCGCACGGCGGGTGGCCGCTCACCGTGGCCACCATCGTGATGATCTGTTTTCACCTGGGCATCTTGACCGCGATCCCGATGGGCGTGCCGCTGGAGTGGAACGTGTTCATGATCTTCGGCGTGCTGGCGCTGTTCGTCGGCCATGCCGACATCGGCCTGAGCAATGTGGAACACCCTGTGTCGGTGGCGATTCTGTTCGCGCTCCTGGCCGGAACCGTGATCTTGGGAAACCTGTTCCCGCGCAAGATCTCGTTCCTGCCGGCGATGCGCTACTACGCCGGCAATTGGGACACCACGCTGTGGTGCATCAAGCCGTCGGCCAGCGACAAGATCAACCGGGGCCTCGTCGCCATCGCCAGCATGCCGCAGGCGCAGCTGGAGCGCTTCTACGGCAAGGACCGCGCGCAGATCCCGATGTACCTCGGGTATGCCTTCCGCGCCATGAACACTCACGGCCGGGCGCTGTTCACGTTGGCCCACCGGGCGATGGCGGGGCAGAACGAGGACGACTACGTCATCACCGACGGCGAGCGGATCTGCAGTACGGCCGTTGGATGGAATTTCGGCGACGGACACATGCACAACGAACAGCTCATCGCGGCGATGCAGCGACGGTGTGGCTTCGAGCCGGGGGAGGTCCGCGTCGTCCTGCTCGACGCCCAGCCCATTCACCGACAGATCCAGCGGTACCGACTGGTGGATGCGGCGGTCGGAGAGTTCGAGCGCGGCTACGTGCGGGTTGCCGACATGGTGACCCGCCAACCGTGGGACGACGAAGTGCCGGTATACCCCGACGCGCAACCGGACGAGCAGCCCGAACTACGGGCCGATGCGGGAAATGGTTAA
- the prpD gene encoding 2-methylcitrate dehydratase PrpD, whose amino-acid sequence MQIHEVRARRSAEDFPRTEHLAWKLAEVAVDPVAVPAETESMVINRIIDNAAVAAAAILRRPVATARAQALAHPRTTGGAKVFGVLGDYSPEWAAWANGVAVRELDFHDTFLAAEYSHPGDNIAPLIAVAQQLGVGGADLIRGLATAYEVQIGLVKGICLHEHKIDHVAHLGPSVAAGIGTMLHLDTETIYQAIGQALHLTTSTRQSRKGLISSWKAFAPAWAGKVAIEAVDRAMRGEGAPAPIYEGEDGVIAWLLSGPGHTYRVPLPEPGEPKRAILDSYTKEHSAEYQSQAPIDLARRMREKIGALDQIASIVLHTSHHTHHVIGTGSNDPQKFDPDASRETLDHSLMYIFAVALQDGSWHHERSYAPERAHRPDTVELWRKISTVEDPEWTRRYHADDPGQKAFGARAEVTLKSGEVIIDELAVADAHPLGARPFGREQYIAKFTELADGVIDGDEQRRFLSVVERLAELEPGAAGALNVVVDPGLLKKAPTIPSGIFG is encoded by the coding sequence ATGCAGATCCACGAGGTTCGAGCGCGGCGTAGTGCCGAGGACTTTCCGCGCACCGAACACCTGGCCTGGAAGCTCGCCGAAGTCGCCGTCGATCCGGTGGCCGTGCCCGCGGAGACAGAGTCCATGGTGATCAACCGGATCATCGACAACGCCGCCGTGGCCGCGGCAGCCATTCTTCGTCGGCCGGTGGCGACGGCACGGGCGCAAGCGCTGGCGCATCCCCGGACGACCGGCGGCGCAAAGGTTTTCGGAGTTCTGGGCGACTACTCACCGGAGTGGGCGGCTTGGGCCAACGGTGTCGCGGTGCGCGAACTGGACTTCCACGACACGTTTTTGGCCGCGGAGTACTCCCACCCGGGGGACAACATCGCGCCGTTGATCGCGGTCGCTCAGCAGCTCGGCGTCGGAGGTGCAGACCTGATCCGCGGGCTCGCCACCGCGTACGAGGTTCAGATCGGTCTGGTCAAGGGAATTTGCCTGCACGAGCACAAGATTGACCACGTCGCGCATCTCGGTCCGTCGGTGGCGGCCGGCATCGGGACGATGCTGCATTTGGACACCGAGACCATCTACCAGGCCATCGGCCAGGCGCTGCACCTGACCACCAGCACCCGCCAATCGCGCAAAGGCCTGATATCGAGTTGGAAGGCGTTCGCACCGGCATGGGCCGGCAAGGTCGCCATCGAGGCCGTTGACCGCGCGATGCGCGGGGAGGGCGCCCCCGCACCCATTTATGAAGGCGAGGACGGGGTGATCGCCTGGCTGCTTTCCGGTCCCGGGCACACCTATCGCGTCCCGCTCCCGGAGCCGGGCGAGCCGAAGCGCGCCATCCTGGACAGCTACACCAAAGAGCACTCCGCGGAATATCAGAGCCAGGCCCCCATCGATCTTGCCCGCCGGATGCGAGAGAAGATCGGCGCACTGGACCAGATTGCCTCGATCGTGCTGCACACCAGCCATCACACGCACCACGTGATCGGCACCGGTTCCAACGATCCGCAGAAGTTCGACCCGGACGCCTCGCGGGAAACGCTGGACCACTCGCTCATGTACATCTTCGCCGTCGCCTTGCAGGACGGCAGTTGGCATCACGAGCGCTCGTATGCACCCGAGCGGGCACACAGGCCGGACACTGTCGAGCTGTGGCGCAAGATCTCCACGGTCGAGGATCCCGAATGGACCCGGCGCTACCACGCGGACGACCCCGGGCAGAAGGCATTCGGTGCCCGCGCGGAGGTCACCCTGAAAAGCGGCGAGGTGATCATCGACGAACTCGCGGTGGCCGACGCTCATCCGTTGGGAGCCAGACCTTTTGGGCGAGAACAGTACATCGCCAAATTCACCGAGTTGGCCGACGGCGTGATCGACGGCGACGAGCAGCGGCGGTTTCTTTCGGTGGTCGAGCGGTTGGCGGAATTGGAGCCGGGAGCGGCAGGAGCACTCAACGTCGTCGTCGACCCTGGCCTGTTGAAGAAGGCGCCAACCATCCCATCCGGAATCTTCGGATAA
- a CDS encoding cobyric acid synthase, with protein sequence MAGLLVAGTTSDAGKSTVTAGLCRALARRGVRVAPFKAQNMSNNSMVCPPAHGPAGGGTDGAGVEIGRAQWVQALAARATPEAAMNPVLLKPGSDHRSHVVLLGRPWGDLESSDWFEGRQALAEAAHRAFDDLAARYDVVVAEGAGSPAEINLRAGDYVNMGLARHGGLPTVVVGDIDRGGVFAAFLGTVALLSAEDQALVAGFVVNKFRGSLDLLAPGLTDLERLTGRRVYGTLPWHPDLWLDSEDALDLAGRRASGSLAKKVVVVRLPRISNFTDIDALGLEPDVDVVFASDPRALGDADLIVLPGTRATIADLAWLRERGLDRALREHVAAGKPVLGICGGFQMLGRTISDPHGVEGPACDVDGLGVLDVHTTFAVQKVLRLPHGEGLGVPASGYEIHHGRITVGNGAQEFLGGVRDGLVFGTMWHGALEGDPLREAFLREALGLAPSGISFSAARERRLDLLGDLVEKHLDVDALLDLAQHGCPTVPFLPPGTPGAP encoded by the coding sequence ATGGCGGGTCTGTTGGTCGCCGGCACGACGAGCGATGCCGGCAAGAGCACCGTCACCGCCGGGTTGTGCCGCGCACTGGCCCGGCGCGGGGTGCGGGTCGCGCCGTTCAAGGCGCAGAACATGTCCAACAACTCGATGGTCTGCCCCCCGGCGCATGGTCCCGCCGGGGGCGGTACAGACGGCGCTGGCGTGGAGATCGGGCGGGCGCAATGGGTGCAGGCCCTGGCGGCCAGGGCCACACCCGAGGCCGCGATGAATCCGGTGCTGCTGAAGCCGGGCAGCGACCACCGCAGCCACGTGGTGTTGCTGGGTAGGCCGTGGGGGGACCTCGAGTCGTCGGACTGGTTCGAGGGGCGGCAAGCCCTCGCCGAGGCTGCCCACCGGGCCTTCGACGACCTGGCCGCGCGCTACGACGTGGTGGTAGCGGAGGGGGCCGGTAGCCCCGCCGAAATCAACTTGCGCGCAGGCGATTACGTCAACATGGGACTGGCTCGTCACGGCGGGCTGCCGACCGTCGTCGTCGGCGACATCGACCGCGGCGGGGTGTTCGCCGCATTCCTGGGCACCGTCGCGCTGCTGTCCGCCGAGGATCAGGCGTTGGTTGCGGGCTTCGTGGTCAACAAGTTTCGCGGCTCCCTCGACCTGCTGGCCCCCGGTCTTACCGACCTGGAACGCCTGACCGGCCGACGCGTGTACGGCACCCTGCCGTGGCATCCCGACCTGTGGCTGGACTCCGAGGACGCGCTCGATCTGGCGGGCCGCCGCGCGTCTGGTTCGCTGGCCAAAAAGGTCGTTGTGGTGCGACTGCCGCGGATCAGCAACTTCACCGACATCGACGCGCTGGGCCTGGAACCCGACGTGGACGTCGTGTTCGCCTCCGATCCACGGGCACTGGGCGATGCCGATCTGATCGTGTTGCCGGGCACCCGCGCGACGATCGCCGATCTGGCCTGGCTGCGGGAAAGAGGACTGGACCGTGCGCTGCGAGAACACGTGGCGGCGGGCAAGCCGGTGCTCGGCATCTGCGGCGGCTTTCAAATGCTGGGTCGCACGATCAGCGACCCCCACGGTGTCGAAGGCCCCGCCTGCGACGTCGACGGCCTGGGGGTGCTCGACGTACACACCACGTTCGCCGTCCAGAAGGTGCTGCGGTTACCGCACGGTGAGGGACTGGGGGTGCCGGCGTCCGGGTACGAGATTCACCACGGGCGGATCACCGTCGGCAACGGCGCCCAGGAGTTCCTCGGCGGCGTGCGCGACGGATTGGTGTTCGGCACGATGTGGCACGGCGCGCTGGAAGGCGACCCGTTGCGCGAGGCGTTCCTGCGGGAGGCGCTAGGCCTGGCTCCGTCGGGCATATCGTTCTCGGCCGCCCGCGAGCGTCGTCTGGACCTGCTCGGTGATCTCGTGGAAAAGCACCTCGACGTCGACGCCCTGCTCGACCTGGCACAGCACGGTTGTCCGACCGTGCCGTTCCTCCCGCCGGGAACGCCGGGAGCGCCGTGA